The following coding sequences are from one Candidatus Borkfalkia ceftriaxoniphila window:
- a CDS encoding helix-turn-helix domain-containing protein, giving the protein METFNPFLTTSLHVTEAGYTKVGPSWSHLATFFPYYRMYYITKGAAKMFMHDETLELTPDRLYFIPAFSITGAECPREMEHFWMHFNLDITTISYLTIYKPALFVEAQPLDKELFRLVRENFDAADDGAHAPNTLACQSLAKYLFSRFLPSGNVSSESANFIPVLEYIDRHLNSNISNTDLCNIMCLNETYFSNVFTKQFGISPKQYILQKRIGSAARMLVETDKTVKEIAFEFGYDNEMYFNRIFHKITGSAPGKYRKNFRAKDKL; this is encoded by the coding sequence ATGGAAACGTTCAACCCTTTTCTCACCACCTCGCTGCACGTCACCGAGGCGGGTTATACCAAGGTTGGCCCCTCGTGGAGCCATCTGGCGACCTTTTTCCCCTACTACCGCATGTACTATATCACGAAAGGCGCGGCGAAAATGTTCATGCACGACGAAACGCTCGAACTTACGCCCGACCGGCTTTACTTTATTCCCGCCTTTTCCATTACGGGCGCGGAATGCCCGCGTGAAATGGAACACTTCTGGATGCACTTCAATCTGGATATCACGACGATCAGTTATCTGACGATCTATAAACCCGCCCTCTTCGTGGAAGCGCAGCCGCTCGACAAAGAACTGTTTCGCTTGGTACGGGAAAATTTCGACGCTGCGGACGACGGCGCGCACGCGCCCAACACGCTCGCCTGCCAGAGTCTGGCAAAATATCTCTTTTCGCGCTTTTTACCGAGCGGGAACGTTTCTTCCGAGTCCGCGAACTTTATCCCCGTACTCGAATATATCGACAGGCACCTCAATTCCAACATATCCAACACGGACCTTTGCAATATCATGTGCCTGAACGAAACGTATTTTTCCAACGTGTTCACCAAACAGTTCGGCATTTCGCCCAAACAGTACATTTTGCAAAAGCGCATCGGCTCCGCCGCCAGAATGCTGGTGGAAACGGACAAGACGGTCAAAGAGATCGCTTTCGAGTTCGGCTATGACAACGAAATGTATTTCAACCGCATCTTTCACAAGATCACGGGATCGGCGCCGGGAAAGTACAGAAAAAACTTCCGCGCCAAGGACAAACTATAA
- a CDS encoding SGNH/GDSL hydrolase family protein, with amino-acid sequence MKKIFAGVLGLFLLVFPFVGCGQKEEKEQVDLSKFPNYVEPDKAAYAFGFNEMTAPYFKGNVIYNETVMLVEDKGVVSGKLQYEPVRILSVRDYTWEKEYPASEYEISGNTLTMKAGGSMPYLTAENLLGKNIPEPYREVSSITNVETDWVLMGGSIYTESSLIYGHQVSVSYVYDVNDVKTEEFADYETSGFPELKEKLISGKDVKIVAIGDSVAEGCSSSGHFGHAPYMENWVDQSAKALDEKYTGKVSVKNVAVGGKTSEWGSAAAQINAVASETPDLVMIHFGINDAGGDMTPGTYRDNIEKIVADVQARVPDCEFMLIKAFAPNSANYNYNTFKAYWKKLDEIAESYREAFTLDMFTPSLTLLQNKKYMDVTGNGINHVNDYSSRLYAMNILSALIKY; translated from the coding sequence ATGAAAAAAATCTTTGCAGGTGTTTTGGGACTGTTCCTGCTCGTCTTTCCCTTTGTCGGCTGCGGCCAAAAGGAAGAGAAAGAGCAAGTAGACCTTTCGAAATTTCCCAACTACGTCGAGCCCGACAAAGCGGCGTACGCGTTCGGTTTCAACGAAATGACCGCGCCTTATTTTAAAGGGAATGTGATTTATAACGAAACGGTCATGCTCGTGGAGGATAAGGGCGTCGTCAGCGGAAAACTGCAATACGAACCCGTCAGAATATTGTCCGTGCGCGACTATACCTGGGAAAAGGAATATCCCGCCTCCGAATACGAAATAAGCGGCAACACGCTCACGATGAAAGCGGGCGGCTCCATGCCCTATCTCACGGCGGAAAACCTTTTGGGCAAGAACATTCCCGAACCCTACCGCGAAGTTTCCTCCATAACGAACGTCGAGACCGACTGGGTGCTCATGGGCGGCTCCATCTATACGGAAAGTTCGCTCATCTACGGGCATCAGGTATCCGTCAGTTACGTGTACGACGTGAACGACGTGAAGACGGAAGAATTCGCGGATTACGAAACGTCGGGCTTTCCCGAACTGAAAGAAAAACTGATCTCGGGCAAGGACGTAAAGATCGTCGCCATCGGCGACAGCGTGGCGGAGGGCTGCTCTTCCAGCGGGCATTTCGGCCATGCGCCCTACATGGAAAACTGGGTGGATCAGTCCGCAAAAGCGCTCGACGAGAAATATACGGGCAAAGTGAGCGTCAAAAACGTGGCGGTGGGCGGAAAAACTTCGGAATGGGGCAGCGCCGCCGCGCAGATCAACGCCGTCGCATCGGAAACGCCCGATCTCGTGATGATCCATTTCGGCATCAACGACGCGGGCGGCGACATGACGCCCGGCACCTACCGCGACAATATCGAAAAGATCGTGGCGGACGTACAGGCGCGCGTGCCCGACTGCGAATTTATGCTCATCAAGGCGTTTGCGCCCAATTCCGCCAATTACAATTACAATACGTTCAAGGCGTATTGGAAAAAACTCGACGAGATCGCCGAAAGTTATCGGGAAGCGTTCACGCTGGATATGTTTACGCCCAGTCTTACGCTCCTCCAAAACAAGAAATACATGGACGTGACAGGCAACGGGATCAACCATGTGAATGATTACAGCAGCAGGCTGTACGCCATGAACATTTTGTCTGCGCTGATCAAATATTAA
- a CDS encoding ABC transporter substrate-binding protein, translated as MKKFLTVLLAGLLSLAVLSGCDRTPSKPKPVDPDDITVNLDPNMEATIEIMVPGGNVNERTMIQCLIDDFADLFPNVTIEMSYVSVDNYVSAVGQQQLAGTLPDIVWSNSPDFYDLVESETFVDLTPYIKANEMQDKVNTYIGANGEAGKYSFENDFYTEFYGMSSVGESCYVIPRSCDSVVTFINTDILSKAGVDLDPATTKVKNGWTWDDFMEVCAKVRTYMDNNGMRNDYVFDANLTSWLSVCYPMLLSYGAEVLNEKGEVAIDSAATRECLDMVADLVSKRYINDSTVATSGSFDNGKSAMLFQSASVSLYANRVALKGKVDLVSFPLITENDTPKIGAGVAGYAINAASKNKELAWAFLTYLSSYAGQQKMALNGLNLASIRKDLSDYKNANWGKDYETLNLSAYTYGSEYKVSSDFFTRTKLSAKAGLQQAIKQMFNNACNAEKAKDMDAIISATVRDMKDAMIEY; from the coding sequence ATGAAAAAATTCTTAACGGTTTTACTCGCGGGACTGCTTTCCCTCGCCGTATTGAGCGGCTGCGACAGGACGCCGTCCAAACCCAAGCCCGTGGATCCGGACGATATCACGGTCAATCTCGACCCGAATATGGAAGCGACCATCGAGATCATGGTGCCCGGCGGCAACGTCAACGAGCGCACGATGATCCAGTGCCTGATCGACGATTTCGCCGATCTCTTTCCAAACGTGACCATCGAAATGAGTTACGTTTCGGTAGACAACTACGTCAGCGCGGTGGGTCAACAGCAACTCGCAGGCACGCTGCCCGATATCGTGTGGAGCAATTCGCCCGATTTTTACGATCTGGTCGAATCGGAAACGTTCGTCGATCTCACCCCTTACATAAAGGCGAACGAAATGCAGGATAAGGTGAATACCTATATCGGCGCGAACGGCGAAGCGGGCAAATACTCTTTCGAAAACGACTTCTACACCGAATTTTACGGCATGAGTTCGGTAGGGGAAAGTTGCTACGTCATTCCCCGCAGTTGCGATTCCGTCGTCACGTTCATCAATACCGATATTCTGAGCAAGGCGGGCGTGGATCTCGATCCCGCGACCACCAAAGTCAAAAACGGCTGGACGTGGGACGATTTTATGGAAGTGTGCGCGAAAGTCAGAACGTACATGGATAACAACGGCATGCGAAACGATTACGTTTTCGATGCGAATCTGACGAGTTGGCTGTCCGTGTGCTATCCCATGCTCCTCTCCTACGGCGCCGAAGTTCTGAACGAAAAAGGCGAAGTCGCCATCGACAGCGCGGCGACGCGCGAATGCCTCGACATGGTCGCGGATCTCGTTTCCAAGCGCTATATCAACGATTCCACGGTCGCGACCAGCGGCTCTTTCGACAACGGCAAGAGCGCCATGCTCTTCCAGTCGGCTTCCGTTTCCCTGTACGCGAACAGAGTTGCCCTGAAAGGGAAAGTGGATCTCGTTTCCTTCCCCCTCATCACGGAGAACGATACGCCGAAGATCGGCGCGGGCGTGGCGGGTTACGCCATCAACGCCGCTTCCAAAAACAAAGAACTCGCTTGGGCGTTTCTGACCTATCTTTCCAGTTATGCGGGACAGCAGAAAATGGCGCTCAACGGCCTGAACCTCGCTTCCATCCGCAAAGACCTGTCCGATTACAAGAACGCCAACTGGGGCAAGGATTACGAAACGCTCAACCTGTCCGCCTATACGTACGGTTCGGAATATAAAGTATCCTCCGACTTTTTCACGCGGACGAAACTTTCCGCTAAGGCGGGATTGCAGCAGGCGATCAAGCAGATGTTCAATAACGCCTGCAACGCAGAAAAGGCGAAAGATATGGACGCGATCATTTCCGCGACCGTGCGCGACATGAAAGACGCGATGATCGAATACTAA
- a CDS encoding carbohydrate ABC transporter permease yields MDTKSVSERAVQKPPEKRQKKEKTPFKKFLKNNYTGWLFNAPLLIGLLVFTLIPVVYSLYISFWGTNGINIWNWRGFANYVRMFTVDKKEMGIVCLNTFYYVAVSVPLGLVTSYLLAALVNTTLIKGVNTFRVIYYLPCMIPAVAAALLWTDMMKYTANPETMGIMNKILQAFGLSASRWFQSEGPSAIASLFFINLWSTGSGMILWLSAFKNIDRGMYEAADIEGASRFRKFISITIPMSTPMIFYNLIMSVIGSIQYTGTLLYSTGPLPGRGSDGESLYMLGVKIYNTSFKISGAQGYAAALAWFMLAIIAALTGVLFKTSKWVFYGEDAQ; encoded by the coding sequence ATGGATACGAAAAGCGTTAGCGAAAGGGCGGTTCAAAAGCCGCCCGAAAAGCGTCAAAAAAAAGAGAAGACGCCCTTCAAAAAGTTTTTGAAAAATAATTACACGGGCTGGCTGTTCAACGCGCCCCTTTTGATCGGGCTGTTGGTCTTTACGCTGATACCCGTCGTGTATTCGCTCTACATTTCTTTTTGGGGAACGAACGGCATCAATATCTGGAACTGGCGCGGGTTTGCTAACTACGTGCGCATGTTCACCGTCGACAAAAAAGAAATGGGCATTGTCTGCCTCAACACCTTCTACTACGTGGCGGTCAGCGTGCCCCTGGGACTGGTCACTTCCTATCTTTTGGCGGCGCTCGTCAACACGACCCTCATCAAGGGCGTCAATACCTTCCGCGTCATCTATTACCTTCCCTGCATGATCCCCGCGGTCGCGGCGGCGCTTCTTTGGACGGATATGATGAAATATACCGCCAACCCCGAAACGATGGGCATCATGAACAAGATCTTGCAGGCGTTCGGGCTGTCCGCCTCGCGCTGGTTTCAAAGCGAAGGGCCGTCTGCCATCGCCTCGCTGTTCTTTATCAATCTGTGGAGCACGGGCAGCGGCATGATCTTATGGCTCTCCGCGTTCAAGAACATCGACAGGGGCATGTACGAGGCGGCGGATATCGAAGGCGCGTCGCGCTTCCGCAAATTTATCTCCATTACCATCCCCATGTCAACGCCCATGATCTTCTACAATCTCATCATGTCGGTCATCGGCTCCATTCAGTACACGGGAACGCTCCTGTATTCCACGGGCCCTCTGCCCGGAAGAGGAAGCGACGGGGAATCTTTGTATATGCTGGGCGTCAAGATCTACAACACGTCTTTTAAAATTTCCGGCGCGCAGGGCTACGCGGCGGCGCTCGCCTGGTTCATGCTCGCGATCATCGCGGCGCTCACGGGCGTGCTGTTCAAAACCAGCAAATGGGTGTTTTACGGGGAGGACGCGCAATGA